A part of Nitrospiraceae bacterium genomic DNA contains:
- a CDS encoding FAD-dependent oxidoreductase, producing the protein MSEIYDVVIIGGGPAGLSAAQYASRAKLKAIVLDKSKTAGALAYAHKIENYPGLTKPVSGKELLDMFREQAIRFGAEYIETQVVGVNFGEEIKEVFTMDNSYKSKTVIIATGSMGRKPTIKGEAEFLGKGVSYCAVCDAAFFKGKTVCVIGNSEEAVKEAGFLTKFASMVCLVSTTPKLKVDDDHPVFNSPNIKLFLGRSIVSIEGKDVVERIKTIDAEKKESAIELSGVFVYLQGSKPIVDFLAGAVEVNEEGCIITDRIMETSVPAVFAAGDVICKDVRQVVAAASDGCISALSAEQYITKRKTKKVDWGV; encoded by the coding sequence ATGTCTGAGATATATGATGTTGTTATAATCGGCGGAGGACCGGCAGGGCTTTCAGCAGCGCAGTATGCTTCACGCGCAAAACTAAAAGCAATAGTTCTTGATAAGTCAAAGACAGCAGGCGCATTGGCTTATGCGCATAAAATTGAAAACTACCCCGGACTCACAAAGCCGGTTTCAGGAAAAGAACTCCTCGATATGTTCAGAGAGCAGGCGATTAGATTCGGAGCAGAATATATAGAGACGCAGGTTGTAGGAGTAAACTTCGGAGAGGAAATTAAAGAAGTATTCACAATGGATAACAGCTATAAATCCAAGACTGTTATTATTGCAACAGGTTCGATGGGAAGAAAACCAACTATAAAGGGCGAGGCTGAATTCCTCGGCAAAGGAGTGAGCTATTGCGCTGTATGCGATGCTGCTTTTTTTAAAGGCAAGACTGTCTGCGTAATCGGTAACTCTGAAGAGGCTGTAAAGGAAGCAGGGTTTCTAACTAAATTTGCAAGCATGGTTTGTCTTGTCTCAACAACCCCAAAGCTTAAGGTTGATGACGACCATCCTGTTTTCAATTCACCTAACATAAAATTATTCTTAGGCAGATCGATTGTTTCAATTGAAGGAAAAGATGTTGTAGAGCGCATAAAAACTATTGATGCAGAAAAAAAAGAATCAGCAATCGAACTTTCTGGCGTGTTTGTCTATCTTCAGGGAAGCAAGCCCATAGTTGATTTTCTTGCAGGGGCAGTAGAAGTCAATGAAGAAGGCTGCATTATAACAGATAGGATCATGGAGACATCGGTCCCTGCCGTGTTTGCTGCGGGAGACGTTATATGCAAGGATGTTAGACAGGTTGTTGCAGCAGCCTCAGACGGATGCATCTCTGCGCTTTCAGCAGAACAATATATCACTAAGCGCAAAACAAAGAAAGTGGATTGGGGAGTATAG
- a CDS encoding CBS domain-containing protein, producing MIKAKDIMTRDVVTVKIDTPLEELAEMLTKHKISGAPVVDNNGSIIGIVTENDLVSQNKRLHIPTVVRLFDAFVLLESPSKIENEIKKITAVKVNDIYTKAVITVSPETDVEEIATIMSEKKVHLIPVVEDRKISGIIGKIDIINGIKSKK from the coding sequence ATGATAAAAGCAAAAGACATAATGACAAGAGACGTGGTAACAGTAAAAATTGATACTCCGTTAGAAGAACTGGCAGAGATGCTTACGAAGCATAAAATAAGCGGCGCGCCTGTTGTTGATAATAACGGCAGTATTATTGGAATTGTGACAGAGAACGACCTTGTCAGTCAGAACAAACGTCTGCATATACCGACTGTAGTGAGGCTATTTGATGCATTCGTTCTTCTTGAAAGCCCTAGCAAAATTGAAAATGAAATAAAAAAAATTACTGCTGTAAAAGTAAATGACATATACACCAAGGCAGTAATCACTGTCAGCCCTGAGACTGATGTCGAAGAAATAGCAACGATCATGTCTGAAAAGAAAGTGCACTTGATCCCTGTTGTTGAAGACAGAAAGATATCAGGGATTATAGGCAAGATAGATATAATAAACGGAATTAAGAGCAAAAAATAA
- a CDS encoding zinc ribbon domain-containing protein, giving the protein MINKVVARKRDGTLIKGTAGDFSPEKKCFNIYLNGAKYEAVKICVRDLKAIFFVKTLEGDKHKKTDKTSASLKSAEIGRHVKVYFYDGELIEGFSYSIHLDSQGFYMTPADKTSNNERVFVVLESVERIIIDDQTINLTAANESERFCPNCGTKMNSSYKFCPYDGTKL; this is encoded by the coding sequence GTGATAAACAAAGTTGTTGCAAGAAAAAGAGACGGCACGCTTATCAAAGGAACAGCAGGGGATTTTTCTCCGGAAAAGAAATGCTTTAATATCTATCTTAATGGCGCAAAGTATGAGGCAGTAAAGATATGCGTCAGAGATTTGAAAGCGATATTTTTTGTCAAGACGCTCGAAGGTGATAAACACAAAAAAACTGACAAAACATCTGCAAGTCTTAAATCTGCCGAGATAGGCAGACATGTAAAGGTCTATTTTTATGACGGAGAATTGATTGAAGGTTTTTCCTACAGCATACACCTTGATTCTCAGGGATTTTATATGACACCTGCAGATAAAACGAGCAATAATGAGAGAGTTTTTGTTGTGCTTGAATCTGTTGAAAGAATCATTATTGACGACCAGACAATAAATCTTACGGCTGCAAATGAGAGTGAGAGATTCTGTCCAAACTGCGGAACCAAGATGAACTCGTCATATAAATTCTGTCCGTATGATGGAACTAAATTATAG
- a CDS encoding Gx transporter family protein, translated as MQLQDKYRIALLSAYAIVIHSFENILPSPVPWLRLGIANVITLVALMLYGFRAAMMVTLIRVVLSSIILGTFLGPGFILSLGGGVSSALAMGICFSLFKRFIGPIGLSLVAAFFHNSAQLLLAYVLFIQRLEPILIVSPLIILLGTFTGVLNGFAGSLIIKNLLKNQNNH; from the coding sequence ATGCAGTTACAGGATAAATACCGCATAGCTCTTCTTTCTGCATATGCGATAGTCATACACAGCTTCGAAAATATTCTTCCGTCGCCTGTTCCGTGGCTGAGGCTTGGAATCGCAAATGTCATCACGCTGGTTGCTCTTATGCTTTATGGTTTCAGGGCAGCGATGATGGTCACTCTCATAAGAGTCGTGCTGTCTTCAATTATATTGGGGACTTTTCTTGGTCCTGGATTTATCCTGAGTCTGGGCGGCGGCGTGTCAAGCGCTCTGGCTATGGGAATATGTTTTTCTTTATTTAAGAGATTCATTGGACCAATAGGCCTGAGTCTTGTTGCTGCTTTTTTTCATAACAGCGCACAACTTTTGCTGGCATATGTTTTATTTATCCAGAGATTAGAGCCGATACTTATAGTAAGCCCTTTAATAATACTTCTTGGAACGTTCACCGGTGTCCTGAACGGGTTTGCAGGCAGTCTGATAATAAAAAATCTTCTTAAAAATCAGAACAATCATTAG
- a CDS encoding NusG domain II-containing protein, which produces MRFTEINKPEKETAARMTFADKVLLCIFIIIPVLGFVLIGKLIPKGIDVIVEVDGVPAYKLPLNADTSISVKGRLGHTVIEIKNNKVHIKESPCENKICIKSGWTDRGAVICLPNRVVVRIISPQENNDRKIDAVTG; this is translated from the coding sequence TTGAGGTTCACGGAAATTAACAAACCAGAGAAAGAGACCGCTGCCAGAATGACTTTTGCTGACAAGGTTCTGCTCTGCATATTTATAATAATCCCGGTTTTGGGTTTTGTTTTAATTGGGAAACTCATTCCGAAAGGGATTGATGTGATAGTAGAAGTAGACGGAGTCCCCGCATATAAATTACCGCTTAATGCAGACACATCTATTTCTGTAAAAGGCAGACTCGGGCACACAGTAATAGAGATAAAAAACAATAAGGTTCACATAAAAGAATCTCCTTGTGAAAACAAAATATGCATAAAAAGCGGCTGGACTGACAGAGGAGCGGTAATATGTCTGCCTAACAGAGTGGTTGTGAGAATTATTTCGCCTCAAGAAAATAATGACAGGAAGATAGATGCAGTTACAGGATAA
- a CDS encoding FAD:protein FMN transferase produces the protein MRKLSDSKKNIICSAVFLFCSFFILSACGEEKEKVYRKSVILMDTRVEISVVSNSSEKAEKAIDKAFVEIEKLETLLNFFSEKSELSEINKNAGIKPVKVSPETFDIFEKALYVSEKTYGAFDITTGSQIVLWDFTKKIKPDDLEIKKRLRLVNYKNIILNKKEQTVYLKKKNMSADLGGIAKGYAADKATEILKANGIRAGLVAIAGDIKAFGMKPDGKPWKIGIRNPRQKGEKDEIIATIELVDSAVSTSGDYERYFISNGKRYHHILDPKTGYPSAFSQTAVVIAKNGYIADSFSTGVFIIGYKKGLSLLDNMKIEGMIIDSSGKIHMTESLKDKIEVHGN, from the coding sequence GTGAGAAAATTGTCTGATTCAAAAAAAAATATAATTTGTTCTGCTGTTTTTCTGTTCTGCTCTTTTTTTATCCTGTCTGCCTGCGGTGAAGAGAAGGAAAAGGTTTACAGAAAAAGTGTGATTCTTATGGATACACGCGTGGAAATCAGCGTTGTTTCTAATTCTAGCGAAAAGGCGGAAAAGGCTATTGACAAGGCATTCGTTGAGATTGAAAAACTTGAGACTCTCCTTAATTTTTTCTCTGAAAAAAGCGAGCTTTCAGAGATAAATAAAAATGCGGGAATAAAGCCAGTAAAGGTTTCTCCGGAGACTTTTGATATTTTTGAAAAAGCATTGTATGTATCAGAAAAAACATACGGCGCTTTTGATATAACAACAGGTTCTCAAATAGTGTTATGGGATTTTACGAAAAAGATAAAGCCTGATGATTTGGAGATCAAGAAAAGACTGCGCCTTGTGAATTATAAAAACATTATCCTGAACAAAAAAGAACAGACAGTATATTTAAAGAAGAAAAACATGTCAGCTGATCTTGGGGGAATTGCAAAAGGCTATGCTGCTGACAAGGCAACAGAAATTTTAAAAGCAAATGGGATAAGGGCTGGACTTGTTGCCATTGCCGGAGATATCAAGGCATTTGGAATGAAACCAGACGGAAAGCCGTGGAAGATTGGGATAAGAAATCCAAGACAGAAGGGCGAGAAAGATGAGATTATTGCAACGATAGAACTTGTTGACTCTGCAGTCTCAACTTCAGGGGATTATGAAAGATATTTTATTTCTAACGGGAAAAGATACCACCATATTCTTGATCCAAAGACAGGATATCCTTCCGCGTTTTCTCAGACCGCAGTGGTTATTGCAAAGAACGGCTATATTGCGGATTCTTTTTCAACAGGTGTATTCATAATCGGATACAAAAAGGGATTGAGCCTTCTTGATAATATGAAGATTGAAGGAATGATAATAGATTCAAGCGGAAAGATTCACATGACCGAAAGCTTAAAGGATAAAATTGAGGTTCACGGAAATTAA
- the uvrA gene encoding excinuclease ABC subunit UvrA has protein sequence MQNNIVIKGAREHNLKNITLSIPRDKITVITGPSGSGKSSLAIDTIYAEGQRRYVESLSVYARQFLEQLQKPDVDSIEGLSPSIAIEQKTVTKSPRSTLGTITEIYDYMRVLYTRIGKPFCYQCGSPIASQEAQNIIDSVMSFSQGTRMQILSPIVRDRKGEYKKELNQMLNEGFVRARIDNAMVDLTDDIKLKKQQRHTIEIVIDRLIIKPGIQKQIKNAIDSALRYSDTVVINLLDENKDIPFSKTMVCSKCGISYPEINPRFFSFNSRYGACTKCKGLGYEGIGDEAEEFFEGKQCSLCNGLRLRKEAMHIKINGLNISEFAKMSVEKAGAFINNLNLTEREAEIASRVIKEIKDRLSFLQKVGLGYLTLDRLSLTLSGGEAQRIRLATQMGSSLSGVLYVLDEPSIGLHPRDCRKLLDSLSAIRDSGNTVIIVEHDEETITWADNVVDMGPGAGLRGGWVTAEGTPEEIKKNKKSLTGRYIKGELRISLPKKRRQPKDFIKIIGASEFNLKNINVNIPLGVFTCVTGVSGSGKSTLIFEILYKALANKLYNDRLVPGRHKDIKGIDKIDRIICVDQTALGRTPRSNPVTYTGLFTYIRELFAQLQESRVRGYTASRFSFNVQGGRCESCHGCGIVKVEMHFLPDVYIPCNACKSKRYNKETLDIRYKNKNIAEVLEMTVSEALDFFNSIPLIRQKLEVLDDVGLGYIQLGQSATTLSGGEAQRVKLSRELGKRSTGKTIYLLDEPTTGLHFVDIQKLLDVINSLVDMGNTVIVIEHNLDVVKSADHIIDLGPEGGERGGEIIACGTPEDLAKNPNSYTGMFLKNKLDKQID, from the coding sequence ATGCAGAATAATATTGTCATCAAAGGCGCAAGGGAACACAATCTAAAGAATATCACTTTATCAATTCCAAGGGACAAGATAACAGTGATAACAGGGCCTTCAGGCTCAGGGAAATCCTCTCTTGCAATCGACACGATCTATGCAGAAGGCCAAAGGCGTTATGTAGAAAGCCTGTCAGTCTATGCGCGGCAGTTTCTCGAGCAGCTCCAAAAACCTGATGTTGATTCTATAGAAGGGCTTTCTCCATCTATTGCAATAGAGCAGAAGACAGTTACGAAAAGTCCGAGATCAACACTTGGAACAATAACGGAAATATATGATTATATGCGTGTGCTTTATACACGCATTGGAAAACCATTTTGTTATCAATGCGGTTCTCCAATAGCCTCCCAGGAAGCTCAGAATATAATCGACTCTGTTATGTCATTTTCGCAAGGAACACGCATGCAGATTCTTTCACCGATTGTCAGGGACAGGAAGGGAGAATACAAAAAAGAACTTAATCAAATGCTTAATGAAGGTTTTGTAAGGGCACGCATAGATAATGCGATGGTCGATCTTACAGATGACATAAAACTGAAAAAACAGCAAAGACATACAATAGAAATCGTAATTGACAGGCTCATAATAAAACCCGGCATTCAAAAACAGATAAAAAATGCGATAGATTCTGCTCTGAGGTATTCCGATACAGTTGTAATAAATCTTCTGGATGAAAATAAGGACATCCCATTCAGCAAGACAATGGTATGTTCGAAATGCGGGATAAGCTATCCAGAGATCAATCCCAGATTTTTTTCTTTTAACAGCAGATACGGCGCATGCACGAAATGCAAGGGATTGGGATATGAAGGGATTGGAGACGAAGCCGAAGAATTTTTTGAAGGGAAACAATGCAGTCTCTGTAACGGGCTGAGGCTTAGAAAAGAGGCGATGCATATAAAAATAAACGGCTTGAATATTTCTGAATTTGCGAAGATGTCTGTTGAGAAAGCAGGAGCCTTCATAAATAATTTGAATTTAACAGAGAGGGAAGCTGAAATAGCATCGCGCGTTATAAAAGAGATAAAGGACAGACTGTCGTTCCTTCAAAAAGTCGGTCTTGGATATCTTACGCTTGACAGACTTTCGCTTACTCTTTCGGGAGGAGAGGCGCAGAGGATAAGGCTTGCAACGCAGATGGGATCTTCATTAAGCGGTGTTCTTTATGTTCTTGACGAACCAAGCATCGGACTTCATCCAAGAGACTGCAGAAAGCTTCTTGACAGTCTTTCTGCGATAAGAGATTCAGGGAACACTGTAATAATTGTCGAGCACGACGAAGAGACGATAACATGGGCTGACAATGTGGTGGATATGGGACCCGGCGCGGGATTAAGAGGAGGCTGGGTCACTGCCGAAGGAACACCGGAAGAGATAAAGAAAAACAAAAAGTCATTGACAGGAAGATATATTAAAGGTGAATTAAGAATATCTCTCCCTAAAAAAAGAAGACAGCCCAAGGATTTTATAAAAATAATCGGCGCATCGGAATTCAATCTCAAAAATATTAATGTGAATATTCCTCTTGGCGTGTTTACCTGTGTAACAGGAGTTTCAGGTTCAGGGAAAAGCACTTTGATATTCGAGATACTCTACAAGGCTCTTGCAAATAAACTTTATAATGACAGGCTTGTGCCGGGCAGACATAAGGATATTAAAGGCATTGATAAAATAGACCGCATCATCTGTGTTGACCAGACTGCGCTGGGGCGCACTCCAAGATCCAATCCTGTTACATACACAGGTCTTTTTACTTATATAAGAGAACTTTTTGCACAGCTTCAGGAATCGAGAGTCCGGGGATATACTGCTTCAAGATTCAGTTTTAATGTTCAAGGCGGAAGGTGCGAATCCTGTCACGGCTGCGGAATAGTGAAAGTAGAAATGCATTTTCTCCCTGATGTCTATATCCCGTGCAATGCATGTAAAAGTAAAAGATATAATAAAGAGACGCTTGATATCAGGTATAAAAACAAGAACATAGCCGAAGTCCTTGAGATGACTGTTTCAGAGGCGCTGGATTTTTTCAATTCCATTCCTTTGATAAGACAGAAGCTCGAAGTGCTCGACGATGTAGGACTTGGGTATATTCAGCTTGGCCAGTCTGCGACGACACTTTCAGGAGGAGAAGCGCAGAGGGTGAAGCTTTCAAGGGAACTCGGCAAGAGGTCAACAGGGAAGACAATCTATCTTCTTGATGAGCCGACAACAGGGCTGCATTTTGTCGACATTCAAAAACTGCTCGATGTAATAAACAGTCTGGTTGACATGGGCAACACGGTAATTGTTATAGAACATAATCTCGATGTTGTTAAATCAGCGGATCACATAATCGACCTCGGACCTGAAGGAGGAGAAAGAGGCGGAGAAATTATCGCTTGCGGAACTCCTGAAGATCTAGCGAAAAATCCTAATTCATACACAGGCATGTTTTTGAAGAATAAGCTTGATAAGCAAATCGATTAA
- a CDS encoding YeeE/YedE family protein, whose product MNNIFLTIILGFLFGVILQRSRINTYNKIVGFALLKDFTLPKLVLVAVGVGSLIFFINVKSGMALLNIKPLDATGIVFGSIIFGIGMAILGYCPSTMVAAIGEGAVDAVIGFAGALVGGFAFIFLQPFIKDVLGPFLGKPNLYFDSDFITVLIVLSYSAFLISLAFLIDMKAKEE is encoded by the coding sequence ATGAACAACATTTTTTTAACGATAATTCTCGGTTTTTTATTCGGCGTAATTCTGCAGAGATCAAGAATTAATACATATAACAAAATTGTTGGTTTTGCATTGCTTAAGGATTTCACTCTGCCAAAACTGGTGCTTGTTGCTGTTGGTGTTGGCAGCCTTATTTTTTTTATAAATGTAAAATCCGGCATGGCTTTATTGAATATAAAACCTCTCGATGCAACAGGCATTGTATTTGGCTCAATAATTTTCGGCATTGGCATGGCAATCCTAGGATATTGTCCTTCAACCATGGTTGCTGCAATAGGCGAGGGAGCTGTTGATGCGGTCATAGGTTTTGCAGGAGCGCTTGTTGGAGGATTTGCATTCATCTTTCTCCAGCCATTTATAAAAGATGTGCTTGGCCCGTTTTTAGGCAAGCCGAATCTGTATTTTGACAGCGACTTTATTACAGTCCTGATTGTTTTATCCTACAGCGCGTTTCTCATCTCTCTTGCATTCCTTATTGATATGAAGGCAAAGGAAGAATAG
- a CDS encoding YeeE/YedE family protein, which translates to MYGKKSFDWFSAGVILGILASVVPVATKYFIGASAGFAYLSALLTGFGAEPYVQRIAKSGTWEIYFIIGTLAGAFASSVINRDFKIQLIPERWRETKGSSKKRRMFWAFAGGFMILFGARLAGGCTSGHILSGGIQLAVSGMVFGTIALVTLFVTAKLFYGRK; encoded by the coding sequence ATGTATGGCAAGAAAAGCTTTGACTGGTTCAGCGCGGGAGTGATCCTTGGTATACTCGCCTCTGTTGTGCCTGTTGCAACGAAATATTTTATTGGAGCATCTGCAGGATTTGCATATCTCTCAGCTTTACTAACAGGTTTTGGCGCCGAGCCTTATGTCCAGAGAATTGCGAAGTCAGGCACATGGGAAATATATTTTATTATAGGCACATTGGCAGGAGCTTTTGCCAGTTCTGTAATAAATCGTGATTTCAAGATTCAGTTGATTCCAGAGAGATGGCGTGAAACAAAGGGCAGTTCGAAAAAAAGAAGAATGTTCTGGGCTTTTGCAGGCGGGTTCATGATCCTTTTTGGAGCAAGACTTGCAGGCGGATGCACAAGCGGACATATCCTTTCAGGAGGCATACAACTTGCTGTAAGCGGGATGGTTTTTGGAACAATTGCCTTAGTAACCCTTTTTGTAACAGCAAAGCTGTTTTACGGGAGGAAGTAA
- a CDS encoding histone deacetylase, producing MKKVGFVYDEIFLKHETPEWHPDTKERLVAIIEYLKNTDIWDKLVHIKPIKAKLKDMEAVHTREYIEKIKNMKPGYVDSDTYVSKHTFEAALYAAGAVIEAINRCKNKEIERAFCAVRPPGHHAEADKAMGFCIFNNIAVGARYAQKVGYKKIFIIDFDVHHGNGTQNMFEEDDTVFYFSTHQANHYPGTGSESEKGKLKGEGFTYNIPLLGGSGIKDYMHIYNDLLPYLVKRFHPDLILVSAGYDIHTRDTLSTINVSSEGIRLIVRDIISSASHGIFHKPLPVIFALEGGYDLPSLADSVLLTLKEMFN from the coding sequence ATGAAAAAAGTTGGATTCGTATACGATGAGATTTTTCTCAAACATGAAACTCCTGAATGGCATCCGGACACAAAGGAAAGACTTGTTGCGATAATCGAATATCTTAAAAACACTGATATCTGGGATAAACTTGTTCATATTAAACCTATTAAGGCAAAGCTCAAAGACATGGAGGCTGTGCATACCCGCGAGTACATTGAAAAAATAAAAAATATGAAACCCGGATATGTTGATTCTGATACGTATGTATCAAAGCATACTTTTGAGGCTGCGCTTTATGCAGCAGGAGCTGTTATAGAGGCGATTAACAGATGCAAGAATAAAGAAATTGAAAGGGCATTCTGCGCAGTAAGACCGCCGGGACATCATGCAGAGGCAGACAAAGCAATGGGATTTTGTATTTTTAATAATATTGCAGTTGGCGCGAGATATGCCCAAAAAGTAGGTTACAAAAAAATTTTTATAATTGATTTTGATGTTCATCACGGCAATGGCACGCAAAATATGTTTGAAGAGGATGATACTGTTTTTTATTTCAGCACTCACCAGGCGAATCATTATCCTGGGACAGGAAGCGAATCTGAAAAAGGAAAACTCAAAGGAGAGGGATTTACTTATAACATTCCGCTTCTTGGCGGTTCGGGGATTAAAGATTATATGCATATATATAACGACCTGCTTCCGTATCTTGTAAAAAGATTTCATCCGGATCTAATCCTTGTATCCGCAGGATATGATATACATACAAGAGACACTCTTTCCACGATTAATGTATCGAGTGAAGGCATAAGGCTGATTGTCAGGGATATAATATCTTCAGCATCTCATGGAATATTTCACAAACCCTTGCCTGTAATTTTTGCTCTTGAAGGCGGCTATGACCTGCCTTCATTAGCTGATTCAGTACTGCTTACGCTAAAAGAGATGTTTAACTAA
- a CDS encoding formate--tetrahydrofolate ligase, whose protein sequence is MPYDATKLADWQISEEAERNMPTPEEWREKLGLQKDEMLPMGRLSKIDFLKIINRLKNKPDGKYIEVTAITPTPLGEGKSTTSCGLMEGLGKRGVNVGGALRQPSGGPTMNVKGTAAGGGNSLLIPMTEFSLGLTGDINDIMNAHNLAMVAMTARMQHERNYNDEQLERLTRMKRLDIDPTRVEMGWVMDFCAQSLRNIIIGIGGKQDGFMMQSKFGIAVGSECMAILSVANDLADLKKRLNNITVAFDKSGNPVTTGDLEVGNAMTAFMRNTINPTLMCTAEYNPCFVHAGPFANIAVGQSSIIADRVGLKLFDYHVTESGFAADIGFEKFWNVKCRFSGLKPHVSVLTTTVRALKMHGGGPKVVAGKSLPEEYTKENIKLVEKGCANMVHMINVIRKSGINPVVCINRFYTDTNAEVAVVKKAAEAAGARCAESQHWLKGGEGALELADAVIDACNQKNDFKYLYPIEMKLRDRVALIAKEVYGADSVSWLPEAETKAKMLEDDSKYADFATMMVKTHLSLTHDPALKGVPKGWTLPIRDVLIYSGAKFLCPCAGTISLMPGTSSNPAYRRVDVDVNTGKVSGLF, encoded by the coding sequence ATGCCGTATGATGCAACGAAGCTGGCCGATTGGCAGATTTCCGAAGAAGCTGAAAGGAATATGCCTACCCCCGAAGAGTGGCGCGAGAAACTTGGGTTGCAAAAAGATGAGATGCTTCCCATGGGGCGCCTCTCAAAAATTGACTTCCTTAAGATAATAAATCGTCTCAAGAACAAACCTGACGGGAAATATATAGAGGTTACGGCTATTACGCCTACGCCTCTGGGTGAAGGGAAAAGCACTACCTCGTGTGGTTTGATGGAAGGTCTTGGCAAGCGCGGAGTAAATGTTGGAGGAGCTCTGCGCCAGCCGTCCGGCGGACCCACAATGAATGTTAAAGGCACTGCTGCAGGCGGTGGCAACTCTTTGTTGATTCCAATGACAGAGTTTTCTCTGGGACTTACCGGCGACATCAATGACATAATGAACGCCCACAATCTTGCAATGGTTGCTATGACAGCGCGCATGCAGCACGAGCGCAACTACAATGACGAACAGCTCGAGCGTCTCACAAGAATGAAGCGCCTCGACATCGACCCCACACGCGTTGAGATGGGATGGGTCATGGATTTCTGCGCCCAGAGTCTCAGAAATATAATCATCGGCATAGGCGGCAAACAGGACGGATTTATGATGCAGTCGAAATTCGGCATTGCAGTAGGCTCAGAATGCATGGCAATCCTTTCAGTAGCAAATGACCTTGCAGACCTAAAAAAGCGGCTGAACAATATCACAGTTGCATTCGATAAAAGCGGCAACCCAGTCACAACAGGAGATTTGGAAGTCGGCAATGCAATGACTGCTTTCATGCGAAACACAATTAATCCGACCCTCATGTGCACTGCAGAATACAATCCATGTTTTGTTCATGCTGGACCTTTTGCAAATATTGCAGTAGGCCAGTCATCAATTATTGCAGATCGTGTTGGACTGAAATTATTCGACTATCATGTGACAGAATCCGGTTTTGCAGCTGACATAGGTTTCGAAAAATTCTGGAATGTCAAATGCCGCTTCAGCGGATTGAAACCACATGTGTCAGTGCTCACCACCACTGTCCGCGCTTTGAAGATGCACGGAGGAGGTCCAAAGGTAGTAGCTGGTAAATCCCTGCCTGAAGAATACACAAAGGAAAATATTAAGCTTGTAGAAAAAGGCTGCGCTAACATGGTTCACATGATAAACGTTATCCGAAAATCAGGAATAAATCCTGTTGTGTGCATCAACCGTTTTTACACTGACACGAATGCTGAAGTGGCTGTTGTCAAAAAAGCCGCTGAAGCAGCAGGCGCGCGCTGCGCTGAATCACAGCATTGGCTCAAAGGAGGCGAGGGAGCTCTCGAACTTGCAGACGCAGTCATTGATGCGTGCAATCAAAAGAATGACTTTAAATATTTGTATCCGATAGAGATGAAACTGCGCGACCGCGTTGCGCTCATCGCCAAAGAAGTATATGGCGCTGACAGTGTCTCATGGCTGCCTGAAGCTGAAACCAAGGCAAAGATGCTGGAAGATGATTCCAAATACGCAGACTTCGCAACAATGATGGTCAAGACACATTTAAGTTTAACCCATGACCCGGCGCTCAAGGGAGTTCCTAAAGGATGGACTTTGCCAATCAGAGACGTGTTGATTTATTCGGGAGCTAAATTCTTATGCCCCTGCGCAGGTACGATCAGCCTCATGCCCGGAACAAGCTCTAATCCAGCTTACAGAAGGGTGGATGTTGATGTGAATACAGGAAAGGTAAGCGGACTTTTCTGA